From Clavelina lepadiformis chromosome 9, kaClaLepa1.1, whole genome shotgun sequence, the proteins below share one genomic window:
- the LOC143471286 gene encoding serine/threonine-protein kinase/endoribonuclease IRE1-like isoform X2 — MFSRIFSRKKKYPRETSSPWKRTLVSKIYKCRKNDGTVIIEKRVSKDHVKYPESEAQTFKKICDNSFHHPNVVLYLDTIEDEEAISLYMEMCDGDLEEWTKKGELNACNLTALEMCKHIIEGIFYLHGQNIIHRDVKPSNFLIRSSDKNATIKVTDFGLSKILSTDVSSAPTTSTGTEAFMAPEYHRREDGSCETSWRKSGDIFSLGITLYYVLTNGRHPFGDKTSHEAPHNIQQKASPDLDLLDSVDNLSQEQKELAKDLIKKMFGFDQEKKEVDFDPEKRPAIQLVKFHPLFWTSKKKIDFYKEANRWFYSQSPKNVEKYQQALKYFENEFNICINNVPSSLRNERKFPIKECRNVHQLLQKVIRNMDEHGDEKSDESMELLGFLNNGKRDYDKFLLTLTGPYPGLLAYLWWYLSDEEIEGPYYPMKNSPHTGSTKQGSLENEERRKITRKIEKFQHGWNVSRGYGPLDLLRLYEQIFQINDEQLTTNAAELFPEELNLSDIKLTESQIDLLLFILTKVKKRIKLLLLIYCFSKPEDVGRLFEAIQAMPGKIRWLDISGNTIPKIPSKSFFNKIEDLLDMWDCFRDDDATGGKRNANQSEIAKIQRVLDQLDDSKLLVDLGWCDGKLVELRSRK; from the exons TCACCATGGAAACGTACCTTGGTTTCAAAGATTtataa ATGCCGGAAAAATGATGGAACGGTGATCATTGAGAAGCGGGTTTCAAAGGACCATGTCAAATATCCAGAAAGCGAAGCACAAACTTTCAAGAAAATATGTGACAACAGCTTTCATCACCCAAATGTGGTCCTTTATCTTGATACCATTGAAGAT GAAGAAGCGATTTCACTGTATATGGAAATGTGTGATGGTGATCTTGAGGAG TGGACAAAGAAGGGTGAACTTAATGCTTGCAATTTAACTGCTTTAGAAATGTGCAAACATATAATTGAGGGAATTTTCTATTTACATGGACAAAATATTA ttCATAGAGACGTGAAGCCAAGCAATTTCTTGATTCGTTCGAGtgataaaaatgcaacaataAAAGTGACTGATTTTGGtttaagcaaaatattgtCAACTGATGTATCGAGCGCACCCACCACTTCGACCGGCACTGAGGCATTCATGGCTCCTGAGTATCATCGGAGAGAAGACGGAAGTTGTGAAACATCATGG AGAAAGTCTGGCGATATATTTTCACTTGGCATTACCTTGTATTATGTCCTCACAAATGGGCGTCATCCATTTGGTGACAAAACTTCTCACGAAGCACCCCACAACATTCAACAAAAAGCTTCTCCTGATTTGGATCTTCTTGACTCAG TGGACAATTTATCGCAAGAGCAAAAGGAACTTGCTAAGGATTTGATAAAGAAGATGTTTGGCTTTGACCAAGAAAAAAAGGAGGTTGATTTTGACCCAGAAAAGCGACCAGCAATTCAACTTGTGAAGTTTCATCCACTTTTCTGGACgtcaaagaagaaaattgaCTTCTATAAG GAAGCCAATAGGTGGTTTTACAGCCAATCcccaaaaaatgttgaaaaatatcaacaagctcttaaatactttgaaaatgaattcaACATATGTATCAATAATGTGCCATCCTCCTTAAGAAATGAGAGAAAGTTTCCTATTAAGGAATGTAGAAACGTCCATCAACTTCTTCAAAAAGTGATACGAAATATG GATGAACATGGTGATGAGAAATCAGACGAGTCTATGGAGCTGCTGGGATTTTTAAACAACGGAAAGAGAGattatgataaatttttactCACACTTACAGGACCTTACCCTGGTCTACTTGCTTATCTGTGGTGGTATCTAAGTGACGAGGAAATTGAGGGACCATACTATCCAATGAA aAATTCACCACATACTGGATCAACAAAACAAGGTTCTTTAG aaaatgaAGAGCGCAGAAAAATAACtcgaaaaatagaaaagtttcaaCATGGATGGAATGTATCTAGAG gATATGGGCCACTGGATTTGCTGCGTCTTTatgaacaaatttttcaaatcaatgaCGAGCAGCTCACCACGAATGCAGCGGAACTCTTCCCAGAAGAGCTGAATTTATCCGATATCAAGTTGACAGAATCACAAATTGACTTGCTCCTGTTTATTCTCACTAAAGTTAAGAAACGCATCAAGTTGCTTCTTCTGATCTACTGCTTTTCTAAACCAGAAGATGTCGGCCGATTATTTGAGGCAATTCAAGCAATGCcaggaaag ATCAGATGGCTTGATATCAGTGGCAACACAATCCCGAAGATTCCTTCAAAATCCTTCTTCAACAAAATCGAGGATTTGCTGGATATGTGGGATTGCTTCCGTGATGATGACGCAACAGGTGGGAAGCGTAATGCGAACCAATCAGAAATCGCTAAAATTCAACGAGTCCTTGACCAATTGGATGACTCG aAGTTGTTGGTTGATCTTGGTTGGTGCGATGGTAAATTGGTCGAACTCCGCTCGCGAAAGTAA
- the LOC143471286 gene encoding serine/threonine-protein kinase/endoribonuclease IRE1-like isoform X1 yields the protein MFSRIFSRKKKYPRETSSPWKRTLVSKIYKCRKNDGTVIIEKRVSKDHVKYPESEAQTFKKICDNSFHHPNVVLYLDTIEDEEAISLYMEMCDGDLEEWTKKGELNACNLTALEMCKHIIEGIFYLHGQNIIHRDVKPSNFLIRSSDKNATIKVTDFGLSKILSTDVSSAPTTSTGTEAFMAPEYHRREDGSCETSWRKSGDIFSLGITLYYVLTNGRHPFGDKTSHEAPHNIQQKASPDLDLLDSVDNLSQEQKELAKDLIKKMFGFDQEKKEVDFDPEKRPAIQLVKFHPLFWTSKKKIDFYKEANRWFYSQSPKNVEKYQQALKYFENEFNICINNVPSSLRNERKFPIKECRNVHQLLQKVIRNMDEHGDEKSDESMELLGFLNNGKRDYDKFLLTLTGPYPGLLAYLWWYLSDEEIEGPYYPMKNSPHTGSTKQGSLENEERRKITRKIEKFQHGWNVSRGKGYGPLDLLRLYEQIFQINDEQLTTNAAELFPEELNLSDIKLTESQIDLLLFILTKVKKRIKLLLLIYCFSKPEDVGRLFEAIQAMPGKIRWLDISGNTIPKIPSKSFFNKIEDLLDMWDCFRDDDATGGKRNANQSEIAKIQRVLDQLDDSKLLVDLGWCDGKLVELRSRK from the exons TCACCATGGAAACGTACCTTGGTTTCAAAGATTtataa ATGCCGGAAAAATGATGGAACGGTGATCATTGAGAAGCGGGTTTCAAAGGACCATGTCAAATATCCAGAAAGCGAAGCACAAACTTTCAAGAAAATATGTGACAACAGCTTTCATCACCCAAATGTGGTCCTTTATCTTGATACCATTGAAGAT GAAGAAGCGATTTCACTGTATATGGAAATGTGTGATGGTGATCTTGAGGAG TGGACAAAGAAGGGTGAACTTAATGCTTGCAATTTAACTGCTTTAGAAATGTGCAAACATATAATTGAGGGAATTTTCTATTTACATGGACAAAATATTA ttCATAGAGACGTGAAGCCAAGCAATTTCTTGATTCGTTCGAGtgataaaaatgcaacaataAAAGTGACTGATTTTGGtttaagcaaaatattgtCAACTGATGTATCGAGCGCACCCACCACTTCGACCGGCACTGAGGCATTCATGGCTCCTGAGTATCATCGGAGAGAAGACGGAAGTTGTGAAACATCATGG AGAAAGTCTGGCGATATATTTTCACTTGGCATTACCTTGTATTATGTCCTCACAAATGGGCGTCATCCATTTGGTGACAAAACTTCTCACGAAGCACCCCACAACATTCAACAAAAAGCTTCTCCTGATTTGGATCTTCTTGACTCAG TGGACAATTTATCGCAAGAGCAAAAGGAACTTGCTAAGGATTTGATAAAGAAGATGTTTGGCTTTGACCAAGAAAAAAAGGAGGTTGATTTTGACCCAGAAAAGCGACCAGCAATTCAACTTGTGAAGTTTCATCCACTTTTCTGGACgtcaaagaagaaaattgaCTTCTATAAG GAAGCCAATAGGTGGTTTTACAGCCAATCcccaaaaaatgttgaaaaatatcaacaagctcttaaatactttgaaaatgaattcaACATATGTATCAATAATGTGCCATCCTCCTTAAGAAATGAGAGAAAGTTTCCTATTAAGGAATGTAGAAACGTCCATCAACTTCTTCAAAAAGTGATACGAAATATG GATGAACATGGTGATGAGAAATCAGACGAGTCTATGGAGCTGCTGGGATTTTTAAACAACGGAAAGAGAGattatgataaatttttactCACACTTACAGGACCTTACCCTGGTCTACTTGCTTATCTGTGGTGGTATCTAAGTGACGAGGAAATTGAGGGACCATACTATCCAATGAA aAATTCACCACATACTGGATCAACAAAACAAGGTTCTTTAG aaaatgaAGAGCGCAGAAAAATAACtcgaaaaatagaaaagtttcaaCATGGATGGAATGTATCTAGAGGTAAAG gATATGGGCCACTGGATTTGCTGCGTCTTTatgaacaaatttttcaaatcaatgaCGAGCAGCTCACCACGAATGCAGCGGAACTCTTCCCAGAAGAGCTGAATTTATCCGATATCAAGTTGACAGAATCACAAATTGACTTGCTCCTGTTTATTCTCACTAAAGTTAAGAAACGCATCAAGTTGCTTCTTCTGATCTACTGCTTTTCTAAACCAGAAGATGTCGGCCGATTATTTGAGGCAATTCAAGCAATGCcaggaaag ATCAGATGGCTTGATATCAGTGGCAACACAATCCCGAAGATTCCTTCAAAATCCTTCTTCAACAAAATCGAGGATTTGCTGGATATGTGGGATTGCTTCCGTGATGATGACGCAACAGGTGGGAAGCGTAATGCGAACCAATCAGAAATCGCTAAAATTCAACGAGTCCTTGACCAATTGGATGACTCG aAGTTGTTGGTTGATCTTGGTTGGTGCGATGGTAAATTGGTCGAACTCCGCTCGCGAAAGTAA
- the LOC143471286 gene encoding serine/threonine-protein kinase/endoribonuclease IRE1-like isoform X3 → MFSRIFSRKKKYPRETSSPWKRTLVSKIYKCRKNDGTVIIEKRVSKDHVKYPESEAQTFKKICDNSFHHPNVVLYLDTIEDEEAISLYMEMCDGDLEEWTKKGELNACNLTALEMCKHIIEGIFYLHGQNIIHRDVKPSNFLIRSSDKNATIKVTDFGLSKILSTDVSSAPTTSTGTEAFMAPEYHRREDGSCETSWRKSGDIFSLGITLYYVLTNGRHPFGDKTSHEAPHNIQQKASPDLDLLDSVDNLSQEQKELAKDLIKKMFGFDQEKKEVDFDPEKRPAIQLVKFHPLFWTSKKKIDFYKEANRWFYSQSPKNVEKYQQALKYFENEFNICINNVPSSLRNERKFPIKECRNVHQLLQKVIRNMDEHGDEKSDESMELLGFLNNGKRDYDKFLLTLTGPYPGLLAYLWWYLSDEEIEGPYYPMKNSPHTGSTKQGSLENEERRKITRKIEKFQHGWNVSRGKGYGPLDLLRLYEQIFQINDEQLTTNAAELFPEELNLSDIKLTESQIDLLLFILTKVKKRIKLLLLIYCFSKPEDVGRLFEAIQAMPGKIRWLDISGNTIPKIPSKSFFNKIEDLLDMWDCFRDDDATEVVG, encoded by the exons TCACCATGGAAACGTACCTTGGTTTCAAAGATTtataa ATGCCGGAAAAATGATGGAACGGTGATCATTGAGAAGCGGGTTTCAAAGGACCATGTCAAATATCCAGAAAGCGAAGCACAAACTTTCAAGAAAATATGTGACAACAGCTTTCATCACCCAAATGTGGTCCTTTATCTTGATACCATTGAAGAT GAAGAAGCGATTTCACTGTATATGGAAATGTGTGATGGTGATCTTGAGGAG TGGACAAAGAAGGGTGAACTTAATGCTTGCAATTTAACTGCTTTAGAAATGTGCAAACATATAATTGAGGGAATTTTCTATTTACATGGACAAAATATTA ttCATAGAGACGTGAAGCCAAGCAATTTCTTGATTCGTTCGAGtgataaaaatgcaacaataAAAGTGACTGATTTTGGtttaagcaaaatattgtCAACTGATGTATCGAGCGCACCCACCACTTCGACCGGCACTGAGGCATTCATGGCTCCTGAGTATCATCGGAGAGAAGACGGAAGTTGTGAAACATCATGG AGAAAGTCTGGCGATATATTTTCACTTGGCATTACCTTGTATTATGTCCTCACAAATGGGCGTCATCCATTTGGTGACAAAACTTCTCACGAAGCACCCCACAACATTCAACAAAAAGCTTCTCCTGATTTGGATCTTCTTGACTCAG TGGACAATTTATCGCAAGAGCAAAAGGAACTTGCTAAGGATTTGATAAAGAAGATGTTTGGCTTTGACCAAGAAAAAAAGGAGGTTGATTTTGACCCAGAAAAGCGACCAGCAATTCAACTTGTGAAGTTTCATCCACTTTTCTGGACgtcaaagaagaaaattgaCTTCTATAAG GAAGCCAATAGGTGGTTTTACAGCCAATCcccaaaaaatgttgaaaaatatcaacaagctcttaaatactttgaaaatgaattcaACATATGTATCAATAATGTGCCATCCTCCTTAAGAAATGAGAGAAAGTTTCCTATTAAGGAATGTAGAAACGTCCATCAACTTCTTCAAAAAGTGATACGAAATATG GATGAACATGGTGATGAGAAATCAGACGAGTCTATGGAGCTGCTGGGATTTTTAAACAACGGAAAGAGAGattatgataaatttttactCACACTTACAGGACCTTACCCTGGTCTACTTGCTTATCTGTGGTGGTATCTAAGTGACGAGGAAATTGAGGGACCATACTATCCAATGAA aAATTCACCACATACTGGATCAACAAAACAAGGTTCTTTAG aaaatgaAGAGCGCAGAAAAATAACtcgaaaaatagaaaagtttcaaCATGGATGGAATGTATCTAGAGGTAAAG gATATGGGCCACTGGATTTGCTGCGTCTTTatgaacaaatttttcaaatcaatgaCGAGCAGCTCACCACGAATGCAGCGGAACTCTTCCCAGAAGAGCTGAATTTATCCGATATCAAGTTGACAGAATCACAAATTGACTTGCTCCTGTTTATTCTCACTAAAGTTAAGAAACGCATCAAGTTGCTTCTTCTGATCTACTGCTTTTCTAAACCAGAAGATGTCGGCCGATTATTTGAGGCAATTCAAGCAATGCcaggaaag ATCAGATGGCTTGATATCAGTGGCAACACAATCCCGAAGATTCCTTCAAAATCCTTCTTCAACAAAATCGAGGATTTGCTGGATATGTGGGATTGCTTCCGTGATGATGACGCAACAG aAGTTGTTGGTTGA